One region of Syntrophobacter fumaroxidans MPOB genomic DNA includes:
- a CDS encoding helix-turn-helix domain-containing protein — protein MLKKLRISSGVSQLDRLLGGLRIGDNVVWHDDSGSLASAFCLSFIQTSLADKKPLVYVSFDRSPRNLIDKLGPFSSDPSLTVLDCFTSGKGASSSIFLKFYDEAPPELTGRIVRVKDPRRVDEVVDVLYGVHAGLKGDVRFVFESITGMQELWGGEDHILNFYSHSCPRLYELNTVAYWIMEKKAHTPRLRAQISQIAQVVIELSIRRGTTSLSVLKAEKRELETLHKPYNYWVKDSVVTFDEEKRSHGGIDLGLRLKELRTKRGISQTELAKSVGVTPSTISQVESNLIYPSLPALMKMAEVLSVDISSFFQERLAGKKKFVFSAMESLQVKFADFPEGSIYARALTPIDSDFKVEPYLIEIPSEKTVFSHFFSHKGEEIGYLISGELQVRLEKEVHTVRAGDTVYLTSDIPTQWKNPGTTPAKMLWIKVR, from the coding sequence ATGTTGAAGAAACTACGGATCAGCTCGGGAGTCAGCCAGTTGGATCGCCTGCTGGGCGGTCTGCGCATCGGCGACAACGTCGTTTGGCATGATGATTCGGGGAGTCTCGCATCCGCCTTCTGCCTCAGCTTCATCCAGACCTCCCTGGCAGACAAGAAACCCCTAGTCTACGTGAGTTTCGACAGGTCGCCGCGAAACCTCATCGACAAGCTCGGCCCTTTTTCCTCGGACCCCTCGCTGACTGTTCTCGATTGTTTCACGAGCGGCAAGGGCGCTTCATCGTCCATCTTCCTGAAGTTCTATGACGAGGCCCCCCCGGAACTGACGGGCCGGATCGTACGCGTCAAGGATCCTCGGCGCGTCGACGAAGTCGTGGACGTGCTGTACGGAGTGCACGCCGGCCTGAAAGGAGACGTCCGGTTCGTTTTCGAGAGCATCACGGGCATGCAGGAGCTCTGGGGCGGCGAAGATCACATCCTCAACTTCTACTCGCATTCCTGCCCGCGGTTGTACGAACTGAACACCGTCGCCTACTGGATCATGGAAAAGAAGGCGCATACCCCGCGGCTGCGCGCCCAGATCAGTCAGATCGCCCAGGTGGTCATCGAGCTTTCGATCCGGCGGGGAACCACTTCCCTCTCCGTTCTCAAGGCGGAGAAACGGGAGCTCGAAACCCTGCACAAGCCGTACAATTACTGGGTCAAAGACTCGGTCGTCACCTTCGACGAGGAAAAACGCTCCCACGGAGGCATCGATCTCGGTCTGCGTCTGAAGGAGCTTCGCACCAAGCGAGGAATCTCCCAGACGGAACTGGCCAAATCCGTGGGCGTCACTCCGAGCACCATTTCCCAGGTGGAGAGCAACCTCATATACCCTTCCCTGCCGGCGCTCATGAAGATGGCCGAAGTGCTTTCGGTGGATATCAGCTCTTTTTTCCAGGAACGCCTTGCAGGAAAGAAGAAATTCGTGTTCTCCGCAATGGAGTCGCTCCAGGTGAAGTTCGCGGACTTCCCGGAAGGCAGTATCTATGCCAGGGCGCTGACGCCCATCGACTCGGATTTCAAGGTGGAACCGTACCTCATCGAGATTCCATCCGAAAAGACCGTTTTTTCGCACTTTTTTTCCCACAAGGGCGAAGAAATCGGCTACCTGATCAGCGGGGAGCTGCAGGTGCGGCTGGAGAAGGAAGTGCACACGGTTCGCGCCGGCGACACCGTCTACCTGACTTCGGACATCCCCACCCAGTGGAAAAACCCCGGAACGACCCCGGCCAAAATGTTGTGGATCAAGGTGAGATGA
- a CDS encoding ABC transporter ATP-binding protein, producing the protein MKEDSRDSQAALLELHELEMRFGGITALRGLTYEVPANIIQAVIGPNGAGKTTLFHCISGLLRPTSGRIVFEGREIDGMLPNRITRRGISRTFQHVALFRSMTVLENVMLGRHPRTHRGFLSTGLRLPGMRSEERRIRKDAEEYLEFVGLSDARGLPAGSLPLGKQKILEIARALATEPSLVLLDEPAGGLNMKETEELGELIRRIRTRGVTVLLVEHDMNLVMEISDRILVLHYGQRLASGTPDEVKDHPAVIEAYLGGE; encoded by the coding sequence ATGAAAGAGGATTCCAGAGATTCCCAAGCCGCGCTGCTGGAACTCCACGAGCTGGAGATGCGGTTTGGCGGCATCACGGCCCTGCGGGGGTTGACCTACGAGGTCCCGGCAAACATCATCCAGGCGGTGATCGGGCCGAACGGCGCAGGGAAGACGACGCTCTTTCACTGTATCAGCGGCCTGCTCAGGCCCACCTCGGGGCGCATCGTCTTCGAAGGGCGGGAGATCGACGGCATGCTTCCGAACCGGATCACCCGGCGTGGTATTTCCCGGACGTTCCAGCACGTGGCGCTGTTCCGGTCCATGACCGTGCTCGAGAACGTGATGCTCGGCCGCCATCCGAGGACCCATCGGGGTTTCCTGTCCACCGGCCTGCGGTTGCCCGGCATGAGGTCCGAGGAACGGCGCATCAGGAAGGACGCCGAGGAGTATCTCGAGTTCGTCGGACTGAGCGATGCCCGGGGGCTCCCGGCCGGAAGCCTGCCCCTGGGAAAGCAGAAGATTCTCGAAATCGCCCGCGCCCTGGCCACCGAGCCCTCGCTCGTCTTGCTCGACGAGCCCGCGGGCGGCCTCAACATGAAGGAAACCGAGGAGCTTGGGGAGCTCATCCGGCGCATTCGCACGCGCGGCGTGACCGTGCTGCTGGTGGAGCACGATATGAACCTTGTCATGGAGATTTCCGACCGCATCCTCGTGCTGCACTACGGGCAGCGATTGGCCAGCGGGACCCCGGATGAAGTCAAGGATCACCCCGCGGTCATCGAGGCCTATCTCGGAGGGGAGTAG
- a CDS encoding branched-chain amino acid ABC transporter permease, giving the protein MNRREWLGFLCAALFIGVFPWVVVPFKAVSHYVDVMVFAGIFSLVSLGLSMLMGFAGQISMAQAAFFGIGAYTSGILTSRFGWNPVPAMPIGMLASAAVAWLIGIPALRLKGHYLAMATLGFGVIVHIVLGEEVAWTGGPSGMSDIPRLRFGDVRITGEIAWYYIVWVTVFIGLVFCFHILRSRVGRALRAIHEEETAAESMGVPTARYKLQVFVLSAVFAALAGSFYTHYVTCLNPGSFNLMWSIRFVLMVMVGGMQSLWGAIVGTVLLTFVGNEWLQVFADFEIVIYGAILLVVALFLPGGLMSLAGRWTSAGSRTVAAPDDGGS; this is encoded by the coding sequence ATGAACCGAAGGGAATGGCTGGGTTTTCTCTGCGCCGCGCTGTTCATCGGGGTTTTCCCCTGGGTTGTCGTCCCGTTCAAGGCGGTTTCCCACTATGTGGACGTGATGGTCTTCGCCGGGATTTTCAGCCTGGTGTCGCTCGGTCTGAGCATGCTCATGGGCTTTGCGGGGCAGATTTCCATGGCCCAGGCGGCTTTTTTCGGAATCGGCGCCTACACCTCGGGCATCCTGACGAGCCGCTTCGGGTGGAACCCGGTGCCGGCGATGCCGATCGGCATGCTTGCCTCGGCGGCCGTCGCCTGGCTGATCGGAATTCCGGCCCTGCGTCTGAAAGGCCATTACCTTGCCATGGCGACCCTCGGGTTCGGAGTCATCGTCCACATCGTGCTCGGCGAGGAAGTGGCATGGACCGGCGGACCGTCGGGCATGTCGGACATTCCGCGCCTGCGCTTCGGCGACGTCAGGATCACCGGCGAAATCGCCTGGTACTATATTGTCTGGGTCACGGTGTTCATCGGACTGGTCTTTTGCTTCCATATCCTGCGTTCGAGGGTGGGGCGGGCGCTGCGGGCCATCCATGAAGAGGAGACGGCGGCGGAATCCATGGGAGTTCCCACCGCTCGGTACAAGCTCCAGGTGTTTGTGTTGAGCGCGGTTTTTGCGGCCCTGGCCGGAAGCTTTTACACCCATTATGTGACCTGCCTCAATCCCGGCTCGTTCAACCTGATGTGGTCCATCCGTTTCGTCCTCATGGTGATGGTGGGCGGCATGCAGAGCCTTTGGGGAGCCATTGTCGGGACGGTCCTGCTGACCTTTGTGGGGAATGAATGGCTGCAGGTTTTTGCCGATTTCGAGATCGTGATCTACGGGGCGATCCTGCTGGTGGTCGCCCTGTTCCTGCCCGGCGGCCTGATGTCTCTTGCCGGCAGGTGGACGTCGGCGGGGTCTCGGACCGTTGCCGCGCCGGATGACGGGGGCTCATGA
- a CDS encoding ABC transporter ATP-binding protein, protein MLTIKSLHTHYGNIRALKGVSLHVRSGEIVTLVGANGAGKSTLVNTICGLVKPLKGKIEFEGAPIEGMPPEDIVRLGIALVPEGRQIFATMSVEANLEMGGFVHRRNGRQVREDIGRMFERFPILGQRRTQLAGTLSGGEQQMLAISRALMSRPRLLVLDEPSMGLAPLIVREIFSIVRELRQEGRTILLIEQNAKAALQIADRGYVLETGKVVLQGEGAELLEHREVQRAYLGKGARQIWDA, encoded by the coding sequence ATGCTCACGATCAAGAGTCTTCACACGCACTACGGCAACATTCGAGCGCTGAAAGGCGTATCGCTTCACGTGCGTTCCGGCGAGATCGTCACGCTGGTCGGGGCCAACGGGGCCGGCAAGAGCACCCTCGTGAACACCATCTGCGGCCTGGTGAAACCCCTGAAAGGGAAGATCGAGTTCGAAGGCGCTCCCATCGAAGGGATGCCGCCCGAGGACATCGTGCGGCTGGGAATTGCCCTCGTTCCGGAAGGACGCCAGATTTTCGCCACCATGTCCGTTGAGGCGAACCTGGAAATGGGGGGTTTCGTCCACCGCCGGAACGGTCGTCAGGTCCGGGAGGACATCGGTCGCATGTTCGAGCGTTTTCCCATTCTGGGGCAGCGTCGCACACAGCTTGCGGGGACGCTCAGCGGAGGCGAGCAGCAGATGCTCGCCATCAGCCGCGCGCTCATGTCCCGGCCCCGGCTGCTGGTCCTCGACGAGCCGTCCATGGGGCTCGCTCCGCTCATCGTCCGCGAGATCTTCTCCATCGTGCGGGAACTGAGGCAGGAAGGGCGCACCATTCTCCTGATCGAACAGAATGCCAAGGCCGCTTTGCAGATAGCCGACCGAGGGTACGTGCTGGAAACGGGCAAAGTCGTCCTGCAGGGAGAGGGGGCCGAACTGCTCGAACACCGGGAAGTGCAGAGGGCCTATCTTGGCAAGGGAGCCAGGCAGATTTGGGATGCGTGA
- a CDS encoding ABC transporter substrate-binding protein produces MKKRRNWLAAALTICTFLGALFAPIIGPNVLAAPEPYKIGAVFSITGVGSFLGEPEKKTAEMIRDEINKQGGINGHPVELIIYDDESDTTKCTLAVKKLIKKDEVPVIIGPTRSGESIAVATVAEESKVPLISCATSYKIVTPIESRKWVYKVAGSDAHVVGKMYDYMKGKGVKKVAIMTDSSGYGASGREELLRLAPEYGFTIVADERFDPKDTDLTAQMTKIRGTQPQAVVNWSIGPTQILAIKTWRDLGMDAIPLFQSHGFGSLKNLELAGKAAEGVLLPLARVNVGSLLPDSQPQKKIILEYTRAYETLYKEPISSFGGHAWDSMHLAMAALKAVGPDPAKIRDHIEQTKGFVGMHGIFNFSPQDHCGLSKDDLEMIVVKDGKWALATP; encoded by the coding sequence ATGAAGAAACGGAGAAACTGGCTTGCAGCGGCGCTCACCATCTGCACATTCCTGGGTGCGCTCTTTGCTCCGATCATCGGTCCGAATGTCCTGGCCGCTCCGGAGCCCTACAAGATCGGCGCGGTTTTTTCCATCACGGGGGTCGGTTCGTTCCTGGGCGAGCCGGAGAAGAAAACGGCGGAAATGATTCGCGACGAGATCAACAAGCAGGGGGGAATCAACGGGCATCCGGTCGAGCTGATCATCTACGATGACGAGAGCGACACCACGAAGTGCACGCTCGCGGTGAAAAAGCTGATCAAGAAGGACGAAGTCCCGGTGATCATCGGTCCCACGCGCAGCGGGGAGAGCATCGCCGTGGCCACCGTCGCCGAAGAGTCCAAGGTGCCTCTCATCTCGTGCGCGACCAGCTACAAGATCGTGACCCCCATCGAGAGCCGCAAATGGGTGTACAAGGTTGCGGGCTCCGACGCCCACGTGGTCGGCAAGATGTACGACTACATGAAGGGCAAGGGGGTGAAGAAGGTCGCCATCATGACCGACTCCAGCGGATATGGAGCGAGCGGGCGGGAGGAGCTGCTCCGGCTGGCGCCCGAATACGGGTTTACCATCGTGGCGGATGAACGGTTCGATCCCAAGGACACGGACCTCACGGCCCAAATGACCAAAATCCGCGGCACCCAGCCGCAGGCCGTCGTGAACTGGTCCATCGGCCCCACCCAGATCCTGGCGATCAAGACGTGGAGAGACCTCGGGATGGATGCCATCCCGCTCTTCCAGAGCCACGGTTTCGGGAGCCTGAAAAATTTGGAACTGGCGGGAAAAGCGGCCGAGGGCGTGCTGCTGCCCCTGGCTCGTGTGAATGTCGGCTCCCTGCTCCCCGACAGCCAGCCCCAGAAGAAAATCATCCTTGAATACACCAGGGCATACGAGACGCTCTACAAGGAACCCATCTCATCTTTCGGCGGTCACGCCTGGGATTCGATGCACCTCGCCATGGCCGCGCTCAAAGCGGTTGGGCCCGATCCGGCCAAAATCCGCGACCATATCGAACAGACCAAGGGTTTCGTCGGCATGCACGGTATTTTCAATTTCTCCCCGCAGGACCACTGCGGGTTGAGCAAGGACGACCTGGAAATGATCGTGGTCAAGGATGGGAAGTGGGCGCTGGCCACGCCTTGA
- a CDS encoding branched-chain amino acid ABC transporter permease has translation MGTDILQYTISGLTIGVIYAMVALGYNIIYNVTEIINFAQGEFVMLGGLFAAFFIGVLRLPIVVGFFGAVLATGLVGLVMERFVIRRAKNASVLSLIIITIALSILLKGGAMIWWGKDPHSVPAFSAGGPILVAGAAIQTQAFWVVGVSALIVIGLTVFFHRSTYGKAMLACADNPNAARMVGIPVRRMVLLSFVLSAGIGAAAGVIITPISMMEFDRGALLGLKGFGAAALGGLGSFFGALVAGAILGLAESFCAGYVSSGYKDAVALVLLLLALFFKPEGLFGSGEAAKLKRF, from the coding sequence ATGGGAACGGACATACTCCAGTACACCATCAGCGGTCTTACCATCGGCGTGATCTACGCCATGGTGGCGCTTGGCTACAACATCATTTACAACGTCACTGAAATCATCAATTTCGCTCAGGGTGAGTTCGTGATGCTCGGCGGTCTTTTTGCCGCCTTTTTTATTGGCGTCCTCCGGCTTCCTATCGTGGTGGGCTTCTTCGGCGCGGTTCTCGCCACCGGCCTGGTGGGTCTCGTCATGGAGCGGTTCGTGATCCGGCGGGCGAAAAACGCGAGCGTACTCTCGCTGATCATCATCACCATTGCCCTCTCGATCCTGCTCAAAGGGGGCGCCATGATCTGGTGGGGGAAGGACCCTCACAGCGTTCCCGCCTTCAGCGCCGGTGGTCCCATTCTTGTGGCCGGCGCCGCCATCCAGACCCAGGCGTTCTGGGTCGTGGGCGTCAGCGCGCTGATCGTGATCGGTCTCACCGTCTTCTTCCACAGGTCCACCTACGGCAAGGCCATGCTCGCCTGCGCCGACAATCCCAACGCGGCGCGCATGGTGGGAATCCCGGTCCGTCGGATGGTGCTGCTGTCCTTTGTGCTGAGCGCGGGCATCGGGGCGGCCGCCGGGGTGATCATTACCCCAATATCGATGATGGAATTCGATCGAGGTGCCCTCCTCGGGCTGAAGGGTTTCGGGGCCGCGGCGCTCGGAGGGCTGGGAAGCTTCTTCGGGGCGCTGGTGGCAGGCGCGATCCTGGGGCTTGCCGAATCGTTTTGCGCGGGGTACGTGTCTTCGGGGTACAAGGACGCGGTGGCCCTCGTCTTGCTCTTGCTGGCATTGTTCTTCAAACCCGAGGGCCTTTTCGGCAGTGGCGAGGCCGCCAAGCTGAAAAGGTTCTAG
- the iorA gene encoding indolepyruvate ferredoxin oxidoreductase subunit alpha, which yields MHELLMPGSEKKHLLLGNEAIVRGALEGNVRFVAAYPGTPSSEIIDRFHRIGSDAGVYVEYSVNEKVSVEMAGAAAVSGVRSLCAMKHVGLNVAADAFMTLAYVGVKAGMVVVVADDPSLHSSQNEQDNRYYAKLGNVPMFEPSTPEEAKAMTLEALAVSEKYHIPVMLRTTTRVNHCRGPVTLGEIPSGTPRGEFKKDPFNLVVVPMVGRKLRLALLDKLALLQEEAERSALNFSTGKGKWGIVTSGVSYLYVLDAVRDLGLRDRVKVLKLGFTFPHPKALIRDFMRGLGKVLVVEELEPFLEEAVRVTAQEFGLRVAIAGKGAELTPRAFELDGVKVKRAMSSFFGLNYQPPRVFTAPALPQRPPNLCPGCPHRATYVSVRKVFGDDAIYPTDIGCYTLGILPPLRMADFLICMGSGVSTAGGFSKVQDKPVVAFIGDSTFFHSGITGLINGVSHDHRFLLVVLDNGTTAMTGHQPHPGIELTPAGKIEPRVSLENVIRGCGVKRLEVVNPLRMEKTREVLEDMRRTLKEPGVSVLISKSPCPLFENRMLRKRQKVVFQVDASCDLCKRCLEELGCPAFAWEPGASGEMCVRINEALCSGCSVCSQLCKSIKPKRIEESRGGSE from the coding sequence ATGCATGAACTCCTGATGCCCGGAAGCGAGAAGAAGCATCTCCTTCTGGGCAATGAAGCCATTGTCCGCGGGGCTCTCGAAGGGAACGTCCGCTTTGTTGCGGCCTATCCCGGGACTCCATCGTCCGAGATCATCGACCGTTTCCACCGGATCGGTTCCGATGCCGGCGTTTACGTGGAGTACTCGGTCAATGAAAAGGTTTCGGTGGAAATGGCGGGGGCGGCGGCCGTTTCAGGGGTCCGCAGCCTGTGCGCCATGAAGCACGTGGGGTTGAACGTGGCTGCGGACGCTTTCATGACCCTGGCCTACGTGGGCGTGAAGGCAGGCATGGTGGTGGTCGTCGCGGACGATCCTTCCCTGCATTCCAGCCAGAATGAACAGGACAATCGCTATTACGCGAAGCTGGGCAATGTCCCGATGTTCGAGCCGTCCACGCCCGAGGAGGCGAAGGCGATGACCCTCGAGGCCCTGGCGGTCTCGGAGAAGTATCACATTCCGGTCATGCTCCGCACCACCACGAGGGTCAATCACTGCAGAGGGCCGGTAACCCTGGGAGAGATCCCTTCGGGAACGCCGCGCGGCGAATTCAAGAAGGATCCCTTCAACCTGGTGGTCGTCCCGATGGTGGGCCGCAAGCTTCGGCTGGCGCTGCTCGACAAGCTCGCCCTGCTGCAGGAGGAGGCCGAGCGAAGCGCGCTCAATTTCAGCACCGGCAAAGGGAAATGGGGGATCGTCACCAGCGGCGTCTCGTACCTCTACGTGCTGGACGCCGTGCGCGACCTGGGGCTCCGGGATCGCGTCAAGGTGCTCAAGCTGGGTTTCACGTTCCCGCATCCGAAAGCCCTGATCCGGGACTTCATGCGTGGACTGGGAAAAGTCCTCGTGGTCGAGGAACTCGAACCGTTCCTGGAGGAAGCGGTACGGGTGACCGCGCAGGAGTTCGGTCTGCGCGTCGCTATTGCGGGCAAGGGCGCCGAACTGACGCCGCGCGCCTTCGAGCTGGACGGCGTGAAGGTCAAGCGGGCCATGAGCAGCTTTTTCGGCCTGAATTACCAACCTCCGCGGGTCTTCACCGCGCCGGCGCTGCCGCAAAGACCTCCCAACCTCTGCCCCGGCTGTCCCCATCGCGCCACCTATGTTTCCGTGCGCAAAGTGTTCGGAGACGATGCCATCTACCCCACCGACATCGGCTGCTACACCCTGGGCATTCTGCCGCCTCTGCGCATGGCCGATTTTCTCATCTGCATGGGCTCCGGGGTGTCCACGGCCGGAGGGTTCAGCAAGGTGCAGGACAAACCGGTGGTGGCTTTCATCGGGGATTCCACCTTCTTTCATTCCGGGATCACCGGGCTCATCAACGGAGTTTCCCACGATCACCGGTTTCTCCTGGTCGTGCTCGACAACGGGACAACCGCCATGACCGGGCATCAGCCTCATCCCGGGATCGAACTGACGCCCGCGGGGAAGATCGAGCCCCGGGTCAGCCTCGAGAATGTCATTCGAGGCTGTGGAGTCAAGCGCCTGGAAGTGGTGAATCCGCTCCGGATGGAAAAGACCCGGGAAGTGCTCGAGGATATGCGCCGGACGCTGAAGGAACCCGGCGTATCGGTGCTGATTTCCAAGAGTCCCTGTCCGCTGTTCGAGAACCGGATGCTGCGCAAGAGGCAAAAGGTAGTGTTCCAGGTGGATGCGTCCTGCGATCTGTGCAAGCGGTGTCTCGAGGAGCTGGGATGCCCCGCTTTCGCATGGGAACCCGGTGCGTCCGGGGAAATGTGCGTCCGCATCAACGAGGCCCTTTGCAGCGGGTGCAGCGTCTGCTCGCAACTGTGCAAATCCATCAAGCCCAAGCGCATCGAAGAGTCGAGGGGAGGGAGCGAATAA
- a CDS encoding FMN-binding glutamate synthase family protein: MNYSTPNSNDATLTFNRSKNVVPMSGLCSRCIDGCRGNCEVFRATFRGREVIYPGPFGQITAGGDKTFPVDYSHLNIQGYAMGAHGLPAGVQGGPDTAIFPIVSTETEYGWDVKVKMDMPVFTGALGSTEIARANWDHFSVGAAISGVTLVCGENVCGIDPYLVLNDANRIVKSPEMDRRIETYKRYHNGRGELLVQMNVEDTRLGVAEYVIDKHKLQTIELKWGQGAKCIGGEIKVDSLERALELQRRGYIVTPDPSSKIIQAAYHEGAIKEFERHSRLGFVSEDGFLKEVERLRKLGFKRVTLKTGAYSLRELAMAIKWGSKARVDLLTIDGSGGGTGMSPWRMMEEWGIPSLYLHSVAYEFCDKLAQKGERVPDIAFAGGFSSEDGIFKALALGAPYVKAVCMGRALMIPGMVGKNIAQWLKKDDLPKTVSQYGKTVEEIFVGYQAVKDMVGEDEIKKIPLGAIGFYSYADKLKVGLQQLMAGARRFKVSAISRRDLMSLTEECSKVTKIPYVLDAYREEAEAILNG, encoded by the coding sequence ATGAACTATTCCACACCAAATTCCAACGACGCAACCCTAACCTTCAACCGCTCGAAAAACGTCGTTCCGATGAGCGGTCTGTGCAGCCGGTGCATCGACGGATGCCGCGGCAACTGCGAGGTTTTCCGGGCGACCTTCAGAGGTCGTGAAGTCATTTATCCCGGGCCGTTCGGGCAAATCACCGCCGGCGGGGACAAGACCTTCCCGGTGGACTATTCGCACCTGAACATCCAGGGCTACGCCATGGGAGCGCACGGTTTGCCGGCGGGAGTCCAAGGGGGTCCCGACACCGCGATTTTCCCCATCGTGAGCACGGAAACGGAATACGGCTGGGACGTCAAGGTGAAGATGGATATGCCCGTATTCACCGGCGCCCTCGGTTCCACCGAGATCGCGCGGGCGAACTGGGATCATTTTTCCGTGGGCGCGGCGATCAGCGGGGTGACCCTGGTCTGCGGCGAGAACGTGTGCGGCATCGATCCTTACCTGGTGCTCAACGATGCCAACCGCATCGTCAAGTCGCCTGAAATGGACCGCCGCATCGAAACCTACAAGCGCTACCACAACGGCCGCGGGGAGCTCCTGGTCCAGATGAACGTGGAAGACACCCGGCTGGGCGTGGCCGAATACGTCATTGACAAGCACAAGCTGCAGACGATCGAGCTGAAATGGGGTCAAGGGGCGAAGTGCATCGGAGGGGAAATCAAGGTCGACAGCCTGGAGCGCGCCCTGGAGCTGCAGAGAAGGGGTTACATCGTCACGCCGGACCCCTCCAGCAAGATCATCCAGGCCGCCTACCACGAAGGCGCGATCAAGGAATTCGAGCGCCACAGCCGTCTTGGGTTCGTGAGCGAGGACGGTTTCCTCAAGGAGGTCGAGCGGTTGAGAAAACTCGGCTTCAAGCGCGTGACCCTTAAGACGGGAGCTTACAGCCTCCGGGAACTGGCCATGGCGATCAAGTGGGGCTCCAAGGCCCGGGTCGACCTGCTCACCATTGACGGCTCCGGGGGAGGCACGGGCATGAGCCCCTGGCGGATGATGGAGGAGTGGGGCATTCCGTCCCTGTACCTGCATTCGGTGGCCTACGAGTTCTGCGATAAGCTTGCTCAAAAGGGAGAGCGGGTGCCCGATATCGCCTTTGCCGGCGGGTTCTCCAGCGAAGACGGCATCTTCAAGGCGCTTGCCCTTGGCGCGCCTTACGTGAAGGCGGTCTGCATGGGTCGCGCGTTGATGATACCCGGAATGGTCGGGAAGAACATCGCCCAGTGGCTCAAGAAGGACGATCTGCCCAAGACCGTCAGCCAGTACGGCAAGACCGTCGAAGAAATTTTCGTGGGCTATCAGGCCGTCAAGGACATGGTCGGCGAAGACGAGATCAAAAAGATACCGCTTGGGGCCATCGGGTTTTACAGCTATGCGGACAAACTGAAAGTGGGTCTGCAGCAGTTGATGGCCGGCGCCAGGCGGTTCAAGGTGAGCGCGATCAGCCGCAGAGACTTGATGTCGCTCACCGAGGAATGCTCCAAGGTGACCAAGATTCCCTACGTGCTGGATGCGTACCGGGAGGAGGCGGAAGCCATCCTGAACGGTTAA
- a CDS encoding phenylacetate--CoA ligase family protein, protein MPVWEPEKERMSRDELEQLQLERLQATLNRVYRNVSFYRRRFKEIDFRPEDDLTELKDLERLPYTTSQDVSDSYPYDMFAVPLREVVRVHSSSGTMANPRVVGYTRQDLRTWSGLVARILSAGGVTQDDVIQVLFAYGLLTGGLGIHYGAERIGASVLPTSVGRTERQIKIMQDFRTTVLASTPSYCLVIADKMAELKFDPKKLSLKYCICAGEPWTESMRGEIEERLFVKATDNYGISEVMGPGVAGECLEGRSGMHLQEDHFYAEIIDPASGRVLSPGEEGELVVTTLTKEAFPVIRYRTGDVCRIIDEPCPCGRTFRKISRILERCDNVVVIKGINIIPERIGDVLEQIKGERPLYQIVAVRHAHRDRLEIWVEVTERFFYDKMLEQRALVDIMSKTVTNHFGITPRVKLVERGSLERENGKVKLFVDRRNMKS, encoded by the coding sequence ATGCCCGTTTGGGAACCCGAAAAGGAACGCATGTCCAGAGACGAGCTGGAACAGCTCCAGCTCGAGCGCTTGCAGGCCACCTTGAACCGCGTGTATCGAAACGTGTCTTTTTACAGGCGCCGTTTCAAGGAGATCGACTTCAGGCCGGAGGACGACCTCACGGAACTCAAGGACCTCGAGCGACTGCCCTATACCACCAGCCAGGATGTGAGCGACAGTTACCCCTACGACATGTTTGCCGTGCCGTTGCGTGAAGTGGTGCGGGTGCATTCGTCGTCGGGCACCATGGCGAACCCGCGGGTTGTGGGGTACACGCGCCAGGATCTGCGCACCTGGAGCGGCCTGGTGGCGCGTATCCTGAGCGCCGGCGGCGTCACCCAGGATGACGTGATCCAGGTGCTGTTCGCCTACGGGCTTCTCACCGGCGGCCTCGGGATTCACTACGGCGCGGAGCGCATCGGAGCCTCCGTGCTGCCGACGTCCGTGGGCCGGACCGAGAGGCAGATCAAGATCATGCAGGATTTCCGGACCACGGTGCTCGCGTCCACCCCGTCTTACTGCCTGGTCATCGCGGACAAGATGGCGGAACTGAAGTTCGATCCGAAGAAGCTCTCGCTCAAGTACTGCATTTGCGCCGGGGAGCCCTGGACCGAATCCATGCGCGGGGAGATCGAGGAAAGGCTCTTCGTCAAGGCGACGGACAATTATGGAATCAGTGAAGTCATGGGTCCGGGGGTCGCCGGGGAATGCCTGGAGGGTCGCAGCGGCATGCATCTCCAGGAAGACCACTTCTATGCCGAGATCATCGATCCGGCGTCGGGGAGGGTGCTTTCACCCGGCGAAGAGGGGGAGCTTGTCGTCACGACCCTCACCAAGGAAGCCTTCCCCGTCATCCGCTATCGCACGGGAGACGTCTGCCGCATCATCGATGAACCGTGCCCGTGCGGGCGCACTTTCCGGAAGATCAGCCGGATTCTCGAACGCTGCGACAATGTGGTGGTCATCAAGGGGATCAACATCATCCCCGAGCGCATCGGCGACGTGCTCGAACAGATCAAGGGCGAACGCCCCCTCTATCAGATCGTGGCGGTCCGGCACGCACACCGGGACCGGCTCGAGATCTGGGTCGAGGTCACCGAACGGTTCTTCTACGACAAGATGCTCGAACAGCGTGCCCTGGTGGATATCATGAGCAAGACGGTGACCAACCACTTCGGTATCACGCCCCGCGTCAAGCTGGTTGAAAGGGGTTCGCTGGAGCGGGAAAACGGTAAGGTCAAGCTGTTTGTGGACCGAAGAAACATGAAATCATGA